A DNA window from Pseudodesulfovibrio thermohalotolerans contains the following coding sequences:
- a CDS encoding Rne/Rng family ribonuclease, producing MTKKKRQKMFISVLPGEQVEVVIAEEGKVNEYYVEMVHQAKTKGNIYKGYIHNIDNGLQAAFINYGAERNGFLQIDEVHPEYYINEAPTKKGQRFPLMQKVLKPGQEVLVQVVKEPTGKKGAFLTSYLSLPGRSFVYTVGRSQIGVSRKIEDEKERARLKSALEGFETTEGVGLIARTAAVGQSKAALERDFKYLNRLWTDIRSNAQKVKAPARVYQELGLAARAVRDYLTSDITEIWVDDKETFEQIHQFVKLAFPRKNNLVRLHEDNDLSLLERFNVVKQVEEIYSREASMPSGGRLVFDATEALTAVDINSGKIGGEKNFQKMALKTNVEAAREIARQLRLRDIGGQVVIDFIEMKNPKDCREVEKVMRAEMKNDRARTDVSRISSFGLMELVRQRLGSSAIAISTEPCPCCKGTGIRRNMEWQALQALKDIHRDLRKPGTEPVEYNCEEELAIYLLNKKRGILADLETRYGKSVHIDIEYEYDE from the coding sequence ATGACCAAAAAGAAACGGCAGAAGATGTTCATCTCCGTACTGCCGGGAGAACAAGTAGAGGTCGTCATCGCCGAAGAGGGCAAGGTCAACGAATATTACGTTGAGATGGTCCATCAGGCCAAGACCAAAGGCAACATCTACAAAGGCTACATCCACAACATCGACAACGGGCTCCAGGCCGCGTTCATCAACTACGGCGCCGAACGCAACGGGTTCCTCCAGATAGACGAGGTCCACCCCGAATACTACATCAACGAAGCGCCCACCAAGAAGGGCCAGCGCTTTCCGCTCATGCAGAAGGTGCTCAAGCCCGGTCAGGAAGTCCTGGTCCAGGTGGTCAAGGAACCCACCGGCAAAAAAGGCGCTTTCCTGACCTCCTATCTCTCCCTGCCCGGCCGCAGCTTCGTCTACACCGTGGGCCGCAGCCAGATCGGGGTCTCGCGCAAGATCGAGGACGAAAAGGAACGCGCCCGGCTCAAATCCGCACTTGAAGGATTCGAAACCACCGAGGGCGTTGGGCTCATCGCCCGCACCGCCGCCGTGGGGCAGTCCAAGGCCGCCCTGGAACGCGACTTCAAGTACCTGAACAGGCTGTGGACCGACATCCGCTCCAACGCCCAGAAGGTCAAGGCCCCCGCCCGGGTCTACCAGGAACTGGGACTGGCCGCGCGCGCCGTGCGCGACTACCTGACGTCCGACATCACCGAAATCTGGGTGGACGACAAGGAGACCTTCGAGCAGATTCACCAGTTCGTTAAGCTGGCCTTCCCGCGCAAGAACAACCTGGTCCGGCTGCACGAGGACAACGACCTCTCCCTGCTGGAGCGGTTCAACGTGGTCAAGCAGGTTGAGGAAATCTACTCCCGCGAGGCCTCCATGCCCTCGGGCGGACGGCTGGTCTTCGACGCCACCGAAGCCCTGACCGCGGTGGACATCAACTCCGGCAAGATCGGCGGCGAAAAGAATTTCCAGAAGATGGCCCTGAAGACCAACGTCGAAGCCGCCCGCGAGATCGCCCGCCAACTGCGGCTGCGCGACATCGGCGGCCAGGTGGTCATCGACTTCATCGAGATGAAGAACCCCAAGGACTGCCGCGAGGTGGAAAAGGTCATGCGCGCGGAGATGAAAAACGACCGCGCCCGAACCGACGTGTCGCGCATTTCCTCCTTCGGCCTCATGGAGCTGGTCCGCCAGCGGCTCGGCTCCTCCGCCATCGCCATCTCCACCGAGCCCTGCCCCTGTTGCAAGGGCACCGGTATCCGCCGCAACATGGAATGGCAGGCCCTCCAGGCCCTCAAGGATATCCACCGCGATCTGCGCAAGCCCGGCACCGAGCCGGTCGAATACAACTGCGAAGAGGAGCTGGCCATTTACCTGCTCAACAAAAAGCGCGGCATCCTGGCCGACCTGGAGACGCGCTACGGCAAGTCCGTGCACATCGACATCGAATACGAGTACGACGAATAG
- a CDS encoding PAS domain-containing sensor histidine kinase, translating to MVLVILRFIVIALALWLFIRADRSVSYGRRGFLFVQVGFLLLLFASFMEIVKIANNPGWSASGRFGPSVHVVEMVSGLAGGVLLLSGLWLWLPSIRTMGEVQEKLDRTKADLEEHFLARTSELEEEVGRRCRAETEGRISEERRRILFENSPVGISHGYIGGRFVERNMAYARMLGYDSPEEMARVQALEGDTFSHVVDSEDVALIVERARTEEFVQGLVVRMRRRDDVLRWIRLDMAMARDRHGKNYYFYAFALDVTERKEHADGLDRARRRLKKILDTLPVGVFVVDRETRTLIGANPMALRMSGYTHDELVGMPCRGILCGDGSSCPVFEGEGGTCVDENWLTTRDGGRLPVFKNMVATKVDGRESLVVSLLDISEQKRLEDLREDVNRIVVHDLKAPVIGVINVCRYLLMEEESMDAELREMLQAIELQAEKALRMIGLSLDLYKIEIGTYAYEPEPIDLMEVVRLVRDNLAATAEERGLAVEVLLDGLPDAGEELPVPANALLLETMVANLLLNALEAAPRGGAVSVRAERGDPVALTIGNSGAVPVELRGSFFDKYATGGKKGGTGLGTYSARLAASAMGGNIGLSVSDEEDTTSVRVTLPGA from the coding sequence ATGGTGCTTGTAATCCTGCGTTTTATCGTCATTGCTCTGGCCCTGTGGCTTTTCATCCGCGCCGACAGGAGCGTCAGCTATGGCCGACGGGGTTTCCTGTTCGTCCAGGTCGGTTTCCTGCTGCTGTTGTTCGCGAGCTTCATGGAGATCGTCAAAATCGCGAATAATCCGGGCTGGTCCGCTAGCGGCCGCTTTGGCCCGAGCGTCCATGTGGTCGAGATGGTGAGCGGGCTGGCCGGGGGCGTTCTGCTGCTGTCCGGGCTGTGGCTGTGGCTGCCGTCCATCCGGACCATGGGCGAGGTGCAGGAAAAGCTCGATCGGACCAAGGCCGATCTGGAGGAACACTTCCTGGCCAGGACCAGCGAGCTGGAGGAGGAAGTGGGGCGACGGTGCCGCGCGGAGACGGAAGGCCGCATCTCGGAAGAGCGCCGCCGCATTTTGTTCGAGAACAGCCCGGTGGGCATCTCCCACGGCTACATCGGCGGACGGTTCGTGGAACGCAACATGGCCTATGCCCGGATGCTCGGCTACGACTCCCCCGAGGAGATGGCCCGGGTTCAGGCCCTTGAGGGCGACACGTTTTCCCATGTGGTCGACTCCGAGGATGTGGCTCTTATCGTGGAGCGGGCGAGGACCGAGGAGTTCGTCCAGGGGCTGGTCGTGCGTATGCGGCGCAGGGACGACGTGTTGCGCTGGATTCGCCTGGACATGGCCATGGCCAGGGATCGCCACGGGAAGAACTATTATTTCTACGCCTTCGCCCTGGACGTGACCGAGCGCAAGGAGCACGCCGACGGGCTGGACCGGGCCAGGCGGCGTTTGAAGAAAATTCTCGACACGCTGCCCGTGGGCGTCTTCGTGGTGGACCGCGAAACGCGCACCCTGATCGGAGCGAACCCCATGGCTCTTCGCATGAGCGGCTACACCCACGACGAACTGGTCGGGATGCCCTGCCGGGGAATTTTGTGCGGCGACGGTTCGTCATGCCCCGTGTTCGAAGGGGAGGGCGGCACCTGTGTGGACGAGAACTGGCTGACCACCAGGGACGGCGGGCGGCTGCCGGTGTTCAAGAATATGGTCGCCACCAAGGTGGACGGCAGGGAGAGCCTGGTGGTAAGCCTGCTGGACATCTCCGAGCAGAAGAGGCTGGAGGACCTGCGCGAGGACGTGAACCGCATCGTGGTCCACGATCTCAAGGCTCCGGTCATCGGCGTAATCAACGTGTGCCGCTACCTGCTCATGGAAGAGGAGAGCATGGACGCCGAACTGCGCGAGATGCTGCAAGCCATCGAGCTTCAGGCGGAAAAGGCCCTGCGCATGATCGGCCTGTCCCTGGATCTCTACAAGATCGAGATCGGAACCTACGCCTACGAGCCGGAGCCCATCGATCTCATGGAGGTCGTGCGGCTGGTTCGGGACAACCTGGCCGCCACGGCCGAGGAGAGAGGGCTGGCCGTGGAGGTTCTTCTCGACGGATTGCCGGACGCCGGGGAGGAATTGCCCGTCCCGGCCAACGCGCTCCTGCTGGAAACCATGGTCGCCAACCTCCTGCTTAACGCGCTGGAGGCGGCTCCGAGGGGCGGCGCGGTCTCTGTCCGCGCGGAGAGGGGCGATCCCGTGGCCCTGACCATCGGCAATTCCGGAGCAGTGCCCGTCGAGCTGCGCGGCTCGTTCTTCGACAAGTACGCCACGGGCGGCAAGAAGGGCGGGACCGGACTCGGGACCTATTCGGCTCGGCTGGCGGCCTCGGCCATGGGCGGAAACATCGGGCTTTCCGTCTCGGACGAGGAGGACACGACCTCGGTTCGGGTGACGCTGCCGGGCGCGTAA
- a CDS encoding radical SAM protein: MAYKYIFGPVMSGRLGRSLGLDLLGDRICSMDCVYCEVGATRDRTCERRVYVPAADILKELSLWKEEGLEPPDMITLGGLGEPCLNADMEAIILGAKRLFPGIPVAVLTNASLMTAPEVRRELCAADVVLPSLDSLVSEEFARVNRPDKSVVPEAVAEGLLTFRKEFNGKIFLEILLAEGINDSDENLGRLRIFCQRLAPDRVDVVTLTRPGTVKGVRPVDGEVLSRWRLALGGGETREKERRGRNGKEMSMERMTAAVTASLSRRPQTAEQLALALGADLDKVRLAVEALEKMGDVTRRDDRGETFYHGTGHVIED, encoded by the coding sequence ATGGCATACAAATACATCTTCGGCCCGGTAATGAGCGGGCGGCTCGGCCGCTCCCTCGGACTCGATCTGCTCGGCGACCGAATCTGTTCCATGGACTGCGTTTACTGTGAGGTGGGGGCCACCAGGGACCGGACCTGCGAACGCAGGGTGTACGTCCCGGCGGCCGACATACTCAAGGAGCTTTCCCTGTGGAAGGAGGAAGGGCTGGAGCCGCCCGACATGATTACGCTGGGCGGCCTGGGCGAACCTTGCCTGAACGCGGACATGGAAGCGATCATTCTCGGGGCCAAGCGGCTCTTTCCGGGGATTCCGGTGGCCGTGTTGACCAATGCCAGCCTGATGACCGCCCCCGAGGTCCGGCGCGAACTCTGCGCGGCCGACGTGGTCCTGCCCAGCCTGGACTCTCTGGTAAGTGAAGAATTCGCCAGGGTTAACCGGCCGGACAAATCCGTTGTTCCCGAGGCTGTGGCCGAAGGGCTCCTGACTTTCAGGAAGGAATTCAACGGAAAGATATTTTTGGAAATTTTGCTTGCCGAAGGAATAAACGATTCCGACGAGAACCTCGGCAGGCTACGCATTTTCTGCCAACGGCTTGCCCCCGACCGGGTGGACGTGGTCACGCTGACCCGCCCCGGAACGGTCAAGGGGGTCCGCCCCGTGGACGGGGAGGTCTTAAGCCGGTGGCGCCTGGCGCTAGGAGGCGGGGAAACCCGCGAAAAGGAGCGGCGGGGCAGAAACGGCAAGGAGATGAGCATGGAGCGGATGACCGCTGCCGTGACCGCCTCCCTGAGCCGCAGGCCCCAGACCGCCGAGCAGTTGGCCCTGGCCCTTGGGGCGGATCTCGACAAGGTTCGCCTGGCCGTGGAAGCCCTGGAAAAAATGGGCGACGTCACCCGTCGGGATGACCGGGGGGAGACATTCTACCACGGAACGGGCCATGTCATAGAAGACTAA